Proteins from one Athalia rosae chromosome 8, iyAthRosa1.1, whole genome shotgun sequence genomic window:
- the LOC125502001 gene encoding protein ALP1-like — protein MEFNQRWNLPNCIGAMDGKHIMIQCPKKSGSQYFNYKKTFSIILMAICDAYYSFTLADVGAFGSQSNGGVFKESASGQAMDNNELRIPCDKSLPGTDTSFPYFVAADEAFPLKRYIMRPYPGIKLTQKQQIFNYRLSRARRVVENTFGISVSRRIFRTSIIAEVGTIERIVCATLCLHNFLKKEDSITQPSYGAETYVDTYDRDGNVISGEWRKNYESQMHDLGRTGSNRSASSVVNLQNTLADYLVSTEGEVEWQYSHVNREHILPGGSIGYSSP, from the exons ATGGAATTCAACCAGCGTTGGAATTTACCTAATTGTATAGGCGCAATGGACGGCAAACACATAATGATACAATGTCCTAAGAAATCTGGTTCTCAATACTtcaattacaaaaaaacgttTAGTATTATTTTAATGGCAATTTGCGATGCATATTACTCATTCACTCTCGCAGATGTTGGGGCGTTTGGATCTCAGAGCAATGGAGGGGTTTTCAAAGAGTCTGCTTCTGGTCAAGCAATGGATAACAATGAATTGAGAATCCCGTGTGATAAATCGTTGCCTGGAACCGATACAAGTTTTCCATATTTTGTAGCAGCTGATGAGGCATTTCCACTGAAGCGATACATCATGCGACCATATCCAGGAATTAAGTTAACACAAAAGCAACAGATCTTCAACTATCGACTATCCCGAGCACGACGTGTTGTAGAAAATACATTTGGTATTTCAGTGagtcggagaatttttcgtacaaGCATAATAGCTGAAGTCGGTACAATTGAGAGAATAGTTTGTGCAACACTATGTTTgcacaattttttgaaaaaagaagattcaaTCACACAACCTAGTTATGGTGCTGAAACTTATGTCGATACATATGATCGAGACGGCAATGTAATTTCCGGCGAATggcgaaaaaattacgagtcacAGATGCATGACCTGGGACGCACTGGTTCAAATCGCTCTGCAAGCTCCGTTgtaaatttacaaaatactCTGGCAGATTATCTTGTATCAACAGAGGGTGAAGTGGAATGGCAGTACTCTCACGTGAACAGag AGCATATATTACCTGGAGGGAGCATTGGGTACTCTTCTCCATAA